A window from Paraburkholderia acidiphila encodes these proteins:
- the arsB gene encoding ACR3 family arsenite efflux transporter — MNTPNVAASRKNASKPAISFFERYLTVWVALCIVAGILLGQVLPDVFQTIGRMEYAHVNLPVGLLIWVMIIPMLVKVDFGALHEVRQHVKGIGVTLFVNWLVKPFTMALLAWLFIKHLFAPMLPADQLGSYVAGLILLAAAPCTAMVFVWSRLTGGDPLFTLSQVALNDSIMVVAFAPLVGLLLGISAIAVPWATLLTSVVLYIVIPVILAQILRKALLAKGQAAFDAAMAKIGPWSIAALLATLVLLFAFQGEAILKQPLVIALLAVPILIQVFFNSALAYGLNRAVGEKHNIACPSALIGASNFFELAVATAIGLFGFHSGAALATVVGVLIEVPVMLLVVRIVNRSKHWYECA, encoded by the coding sequence ATGAACACCCCCAACGTCGCCGCTTCGCGCAAGAACGCTTCGAAGCCGGCCATTAGTTTCTTCGAGCGCTACCTGACGGTCTGGGTCGCGCTGTGCATTGTCGCTGGCATCCTGCTCGGCCAGGTGCTGCCCGACGTGTTCCAGACGATAGGCCGGATGGAATATGCGCACGTCAATCTGCCGGTTGGCCTGCTGATCTGGGTGATGATCATTCCGATGCTCGTCAAGGTCGACTTCGGCGCGCTGCATGAAGTGCGTCAGCACGTGAAGGGCATTGGCGTCACGCTGTTCGTGAACTGGCTGGTCAAGCCGTTCACCATGGCGCTGCTCGCATGGCTCTTCATCAAGCACCTGTTCGCACCGATGCTGCCCGCCGACCAGCTCGGCAGCTACGTCGCGGGCCTGATCCTGCTTGCGGCGGCCCCCTGTACGGCGATGGTCTTTGTCTGGAGCCGGCTCACCGGCGGCGATCCGCTCTTCACGCTCTCGCAGGTGGCGCTGAACGACAGCATCATGGTCGTCGCGTTTGCGCCGCTCGTCGGCCTGTTGCTCGGCATTTCGGCGATCGCGGTGCCGTGGGCGACACTGCTCACCTCGGTCGTGCTCTACATCGTCATTCCCGTGATCCTCGCGCAGATCCTGCGCAAGGCGCTGCTCGCCAAAGGGCAGGCAGCCTTCGATGCGGCGATGGCGAAGATCGGTCCCTGGTCGATCGCCGCGCTGCTGGCGACGCTGGTGCTGCTGTTCGCATTCCAGGGCGAGGCCATCCTGAAGCAGCCGCTCGTCATCGCGCTGCTGGCCGTGCCGATCCTGATCCAGGTGTTCTTCAATTCGGCGCTGGCGTACGGGCTCAATCGCGCCGTCGGCGAAAAGCACAACATTGCCTGCCCGTCCGCACTGATCGGCGCGTCGAACTTCTTCGAGCTGGCCGTCGCCACGGCAATCGGCCTGTTCGGTTTCCACTCGGGCGCCGCGCTCGCGACCGTGGTGGGCGTGCTGATCGAGGTGCCGGTCATGCTGCTCGTCGTGCGTATCGTCAACCGGTCGAAGCACTGGTACGAGTGCGCCTGA
- the dmeF gene encoding CDF family Co(II)/Ni(II) efflux transporter DmeF has protein sequence MSRFEDAAFGAGHDHIFLGNAHEDNERRTWMVIALCSAMMVAEIVGGSLFGSLALVADGLHMSTHAGAMLIAALAYTYARRHASDARFVFGTGKLGDLAGFTSAIVLAMIALLIGYEAVRRLFAPVPIHFGEAIPIAVVGLLVNLASVWLLSGGHHGHSHGHGHSHGHGHDHDDHDHEEAREIVTAGGRFTVSIFEDGVPPVFRIQALAGPCDPADVRMTTVRENGQRQTFEFVAREGYLESKDDIPEPHAFKVVVELPDGEHAIEFQEHDHDDAHAAATRDHNIRAAYAHVIADAAVSVLAIIGLLLARVFGWLWMDPLAGVVGAVVIASWSWSLLRDTGAILLDMNPDQRTAEGVRNLIEDNGDRVLDLHVWRVGPGHLSAVVSVETRQASRGPDFYHRALRRFRSLSHVTVEVNPLQGAA, from the coding sequence ATGAGCAGGTTTGAAGATGCGGCCTTCGGGGCCGGGCACGACCATATTTTTCTCGGCAACGCCCACGAGGACAACGAACGCCGCACCTGGATGGTGATTGCGCTGTGCAGCGCCATGATGGTCGCCGAGATCGTTGGCGGAAGCCTGTTCGGCTCGCTCGCGCTCGTGGCGGACGGACTGCACATGTCGACGCACGCGGGTGCGATGCTGATCGCGGCGCTCGCCTACACGTATGCGCGCCGCCACGCGAGCGATGCGCGCTTCGTATTCGGAACCGGCAAGCTGGGCGACCTCGCCGGTTTCACCAGTGCGATCGTGCTCGCAATGATCGCACTCCTGATTGGTTACGAGGCCGTGCGGCGCTTGTTTGCACCGGTCCCGATCCATTTCGGCGAGGCGATACCCATTGCCGTTGTCGGTCTGCTCGTCAACCTGGCCAGTGTCTGGCTGCTCAGCGGCGGCCATCACGGGCACAGCCATGGCCACGGGCATAGCCATGGGCACGGCCACGACCACGACGATCACGATCATGAAGAGGCGCGCGAGATCGTCACGGCTGGCGGACGCTTCACCGTTTCGATTTTCGAGGACGGCGTGCCGCCGGTTTTCCGCATCCAGGCGCTGGCGGGCCCGTGCGATCCCGCCGACGTGCGCATGACGACGGTTCGTGAAAACGGGCAGCGGCAGACGTTCGAGTTCGTGGCGCGCGAAGGCTATCTGGAATCGAAGGACGACATTCCGGAACCCCATGCCTTCAAGGTCGTCGTCGAGCTTCCCGATGGCGAACATGCAATCGAGTTTCAAGAGCATGACCATGACGACGCGCACGCTGCGGCAACACGCGACCACAACATCCGCGCGGCGTATGCCCACGTGATTGCCGATGCCGCGGTTTCCGTGCTGGCGATTATCGGACTGCTGCTTGCCCGCGTGTTCGGGTGGCTTTGGATGGATCCGCTCGCGGGCGTTGTCGGCGCGGTGGTGATCGCGAGCTGGTCCTGGAGTCTTCTGCGCGATACCGGTGCCATTCTGCTGGACATGAATCCGGATCAGCGCACGGCCGAGGGCGTGCGCAACCTGATCGAGGACAACGGCGACCGGGTGCTCGACCTTCACGTCTGGCGTGTGGGGCCCGGGCACCTGAGCGCCGTTGTGTCGGTGGAAACGCGCCAGGCTTCACGCGGCCCGGACTTCTACCATCGCGCACTTCGTCGCTTCCGGAGCCTGTCTCACGTCACGGTCGAAGTGAATCCGCTGCAAGGGGCGGCGTGA
- a CDS encoding DUF2291 family protein, which yields MGVLRYAVIAVVASGALHGCKLVKNSDLQGSGASHDNYASAGYDPNAMVASMWSTKIVPDIEKRAVDYRTLREAIKADPDAAGRKYGYRGKDDGAPWNFPTTLHGTIVEVDTQSSQGTVGVDVDGSGQASVIVDIGPTVLGTTLRDSLDFVSFSNFRNQIEYAQFGTALNVYAANHVMKPLPRNDLKGKPITVTGAFSYDSSSDQPEIVPLALTLGGKS from the coding sequence ATGGGAGTGCTTCGGTACGCGGTCATTGCCGTGGTGGCGAGCGGCGCGCTGCACGGCTGCAAGCTGGTGAAGAACAGCGATCTGCAGGGTTCGGGCGCATCGCACGACAACTATGCTTCCGCGGGCTACGACCCGAACGCCATGGTGGCGTCGATGTGGAGTACGAAGATCGTGCCCGACATCGAAAAGCGCGCGGTGGATTACCGCACGCTGCGCGAGGCGATCAAGGCGGACCCCGACGCCGCCGGCCGCAAGTACGGCTATCGCGGCAAGGACGACGGCGCGCCGTGGAATTTCCCGACCACGCTGCACGGCACCATCGTGGAGGTGGACACGCAGTCGAGCCAGGGCACCGTGGGCGTGGACGTCGACGGCAGCGGGCAAGCGAGCGTGATCGTCGACATCGGCCCGACCGTGCTCGGCACCACGCTGCGCGATTCGCTCGACTTTGTTTCGTTCAGCAATTTCCGCAACCAGATCGAATACGCGCAGTTCGGAACGGCGCTCAACGTCTATGCGGCGAATCACGTGATGAAGCCGCTGCCGCGCAACGACCTCAAAGGCAAGCCGATTACGGTGACGGGTGCGTTCTCATACGACTCGTCGAGCGACCAGCCGGAAATCGTGCCGCTGGCGCTCACGCTCGGGGGCAAGTCATGA
- a CDS encoding arsenate reductase ArsC gives MTTNVLILCTHNSARSVLSEGMLNHWARKLGKDVRAFSAGSAPSGRINPFALEALANAGIDTQGYRSKSWDEFAQDGAPQMRIVITVCDSAAAEACPFWPGSPVKVHWGYADPSNAPGGDEGKRQAFELTREAIGYRMLQLLELPMDRLDNAELQQALNDILQS, from the coding sequence ATGACCACGAACGTACTCATTCTCTGTACGCACAATTCCGCGCGCAGCGTCCTCTCGGAAGGGATGCTGAACCACTGGGCGCGCAAACTCGGCAAGGACGTGCGTGCATTCAGCGCAGGCAGCGCGCCGAGCGGCCGCATCAATCCGTTCGCGCTCGAAGCATTGGCGAACGCGGGTATCGATACGCAAGGCTATCGCAGCAAAAGCTGGGACGAGTTCGCCCAGGACGGCGCGCCACAGATGCGCATCGTCATTACGGTGTGCGATAGCGCCGCCGCCGAAGCCTGCCCGTTCTGGCCAGGCAGCCCGGTCAAGGTCCACTGGGGCTATGCCGATCCGTCGAATGCGCCCGGCGGCGACGAAGGCAAGCGTCAGGCATTCGAACTCACACGCGAGGCCATCGGCTATCGCATGTTGCAGTTGCTCGAGCTTCCCATGGACCGTCTGGACAATGCCGAGCTTCAGCAGGCACTCAACGACATCCTGCAAAGCTGA
- a CDS encoding metal/formaldehyde-sensitive transcriptional repressor, with protein MSHTIREKQKLLNRVRRIKGQIEAIERALEEERGCMDVLQLITSSRGAMNGLLAVVLEDHIRTHLVDAEPADEHGSGREQLIEVVHSYFK; from the coding sequence TTGAGCCATACCATTCGCGAGAAACAGAAGCTGCTCAACCGGGTTCGCAGAATCAAGGGGCAGATTGAGGCGATCGAGCGGGCATTGGAAGAAGAGCGGGGTTGCATGGATGTGCTCCAGCTCATCACCAGCTCGCGGGGCGCGATGAACGGACTGCTTGCGGTGGTGCTCGAGGACCATATCCGCACGCATCTCGTGGACGCCGAGCCGGCCGACGAGCACGGGAGCGGCAGGGAACAGTTAATCGAAGTGGTTCACAGTTACTTCAAGTGA
- a CDS encoding ArsI/CadI family heavy metal resistance metalloenzyme codes for MKRFHIHVHVDDIAASVAFYSKLFGAEPTRVETDYAKWMLDDPRVNFAISTRGTKTGVDHLGFQVDDTVELAELAERAQAADMALLDQGETTCCYARSDKHWIVDPQGIAWESFHTLDSAPVYGESRQAEQPSSAPACCGPRGTPVGVPVKAAGSACC; via the coding sequence ATGAAGCGGTTTCACATCCACGTCCACGTTGACGATATCGCAGCCAGTGTCGCGTTCTATTCGAAGCTGTTCGGCGCAGAGCCCACTCGCGTCGAGACGGATTACGCGAAATGGATGCTGGACGACCCTCGTGTGAACTTCGCGATCTCGACGCGCGGCACGAAAACCGGCGTGGACCACCTGGGTTTCCAGGTCGACGACACGGTAGAACTCGCTGAGCTCGCCGAGCGTGCGCAGGCCGCGGACATGGCGCTGCTCGATCAGGGCGAAACGACCTGCTGCTACGCGCGCAGCGACAAGCACTGGATCGTCGATCCACAAGGCATTGCCTGGGAGTCCTTCCATACGCTCGACAGCGCCCCGGTCTACGGCGAGAGTCGCCAGGCCGAACAGCCGTCAAGCGCGCCGGCGTGCTGCGGCCCGCGCGGCACACCCGTTGGCGTTCCCGTGAAAGCGGCTGGTTCGGCTTGCTGCTGA
- a CDS encoding DUF1289 domain-containing protein encodes MAVKSPCIDVCAFRGKSGLCTGCFRTRDEIRAWKKMTDPMRHQILNDRPRREAKMKAAGSVR; translated from the coding sequence ATGGCGGTGAAATCACCTTGTATCGACGTGTGCGCGTTTCGCGGTAAAAGCGGCCTTTGTACCGGCTGCTTTCGCACCCGCGACGAGATCCGGGCCTGGAAGAAGATGACCGACCCCATGCGTCACCAGATCCTGAATGACCGGCCGCGTCGGGAAGCGAAAATGAAAGCGGCCGGATCGGTGCGCTGA
- the arsH gene encoding arsenical resistance protein ArsH has translation MSDSAIDLAIDLPQVDPALFRVPDINRLQAAKASLHPPRILLLYGSLRERSFSRLLSEEAARLLTAMGAEVRTFNPSGLPLPDDAPDTHPKVAELRDLVLWSEGMVWCSPERHGAMTGIMKAQIDWIPLSVGAVRPTQGKTLAVMQVSGGSQSFNAVNQMRVLGRWMRMLTIPNQSSVAKAFTEFDEAGRMKPSAYFDRVVDVMEELVKFTLLTRDIGPYLVDRYSERKESAEALMKRVNQASI, from the coding sequence ATGTCTGATTCGGCGATTGACCTTGCGATCGACCTCCCGCAGGTCGATCCGGCGCTGTTCCGTGTACCCGATATCAACCGGCTTCAGGCCGCGAAAGCCTCTTTGCATCCGCCGCGCATTCTGCTGCTCTACGGCTCGCTGCGCGAGCGCTCGTTCAGCCGCCTGCTGAGCGAAGAGGCCGCACGCCTGCTCACGGCGATGGGCGCCGAAGTGCGCACGTTCAACCCGAGTGGCCTGCCGCTGCCGGACGATGCGCCGGACACGCACCCCAAGGTCGCCGAACTGCGAGACCTGGTGCTGTGGTCGGAGGGCATGGTCTGGTGCTCGCCGGAGCGTCACGGCGCGATGACCGGCATCATGAAGGCGCAGATCGACTGGATTCCGCTTTCGGTCGGGGCAGTGCGGCCGACGCAGGGCAAGACGCTCGCGGTCATGCAGGTCAGCGGCGGCTCGCAGTCGTTCAATGCGGTGAACCAGATGCGCGTGCTCGGGCGCTGGATGCGCATGCTGACCATCCCGAACCAGTCGTCGGTGGCCAAGGCGTTCACGGAATTCGACGAGGCCGGTCGCATGAAACCGTCGGCCTATTTCGACCGCGTCGTGGACGTGATGGAAGAACTGGTGAAGTTCACGTTGCTCACGCGCGATATCGGACCGTATCTGGTGGATCGCTACAGCGAGCGCAAGGAAAGCGCCGAGGCGCTGATGAAGCGCGTCAACCAGGCCAGCATCTGA
- a CDS encoding ArsR/SmtB family transcription factor, protein MEEKDVISALGALAHELRLRVFRMLVVAGPSGLTPGVIATQLDIPNATLSFHLKELMHAGLVTQEREGRSLIYRAAYEQMNAVLGFLTENCCQGQACLESGAGSCQC, encoded by the coding sequence ATGGAAGAGAAAGATGTCATCAGCGCTCTCGGAGCGCTTGCCCACGAACTGCGTCTGCGCGTGTTCCGCATGCTGGTCGTAGCCGGCCCGTCCGGACTGACGCCCGGCGTCATCGCGACGCAGCTCGATATTCCCAACGCAACGCTCTCCTTTCACCTGAAGGAGTTGATGCATGCGGGGCTGGTCACGCAGGAGCGCGAGGGGCGCAGCCTGATCTATCGGGCTGCCTATGAACAGATGAACGCTGTCCTCGGCTTTCTGACCGAAAACTGTTGCCAGGGGCAGGCTTGTCTCGAGTCGGGCGCAGGGTCATGCCAATGTTGA
- a CDS encoding D-ribose ABC transporter substrate-binding protein, with the protein MKAPRRWLASTLMSFAVLGTAGGAQAANLIAIITPSHDNPFFKAEADTASARAKALGYDTIVLVHDDDANKQSQLIDTAIARGAKAIVLDNAGSEASIAAVQKAKDAKIPAFLIDREINATGIAVSQIVSNNYQGAQLGARAFVKAMGEKGNYVELVGREADINAGIRSKGYHDVIDQFSGMKMVERQSANWSQTEAYTVMESILQSHPDIRGVIAGNDTMAMGASAALKAAKRNDIIVVGFDGSNDVRDAIKRGDIRATVLQPAAEAATDAVDQADKYLKTGSTGKPEKQLINCSLITKTNAGKLDMFALR; encoded by the coding sequence ATGAAGGCACCCAGGCGTTGGCTTGCGTCGACGTTGATGTCATTCGCGGTTCTCGGCACGGCGGGCGGCGCGCAAGCGGCCAATCTCATCGCCATCATCACCCCCTCTCACGACAATCCCTTCTTCAAGGCGGAAGCCGACACGGCCAGTGCGCGCGCCAAGGCGCTCGGCTACGACACCATCGTGCTCGTCCACGACGACGACGCGAACAAGCAGTCCCAACTCATCGACACGGCCATCGCGCGCGGCGCGAAGGCGATCGTGCTGGACAACGCCGGTTCGGAGGCGTCCATCGCCGCGGTCCAGAAGGCGAAAGACGCGAAGATCCCCGCGTTCTTGATCGACCGTGAAATCAACGCGACCGGCATTGCGGTTTCCCAGATCGTTTCGAACAACTATCAAGGCGCGCAGCTCGGCGCCCGCGCTTTCGTCAAGGCGATGGGCGAAAAGGGTAACTACGTGGAGCTGGTTGGCCGCGAGGCGGATATCAATGCCGGCATCCGCTCGAAGGGCTACCACGATGTCATCGACCAGTTTTCGGGCATGAAGATGGTCGAGCGCCAGTCGGCGAACTGGAGCCAGACTGAAGCCTATACGGTGATGGAATCGATCCTGCAGAGCCACCCCGACATCAGGGGCGTGATTGCCGGCAACGACACCATGGCCATGGGCGCGTCAGCCGCGCTGAAGGCCGCGAAGCGCAACGACATCATCGTGGTGGGCTTCGACGGCAGCAACGACGTGCGCGACGCGATCAAGCGCGGCGACATTCGCGCAACGGTGCTGCAGCCGGCTGCCGAGGCGGCCACGGACGCCGTCGATCAGGCCGACAAGTATCTGAAGACCGGCTCCACGGGCAAGCCCGAAAAGCAGCTCATCAACTGCTCGCTCATCACGAAGACGAACGCCGGCAAGCTCGACATGTTCGCGTTGCGCTGA
- a CDS encoding penicillin-binding protein 1A, translated as MNHPYVSLFRELCARWVNRVRWLAGAAGTKARGLFRAALRGIRHPTRRGVVLTLAALPVLSLAYTLALVPFTPRLGDIRKARVDRPALILSADGNVLAEFKPVNREWVTLAQISPHVVNALIATEDHRFYQHHGIDLRRVAAAALHTFTGSRQGGSTITQQLARNLYPDEIGRAPTLTRKLKEAITAFKIESVYSKDQILETYLNTVPFLYNAYGVEMAARTYFGKPAADLDVLESATLVGMLKANSAYNPVLNPDRALERRNTVLAQMVKYGKLSAHAYAWLKRQPINVNFEPQSEQVGAAPHFAAQLRKWLSAWADSHGYNIYSDGLVVRTAIDSRLQAMATQAVAWQTSQLQSIANGAWNERTGCWPGNALFQSFIRQTTEYRSARDTGLTDADAIRKLATDASFVEGLCHSKTQIQAGFVAMDPRNGDIKAWVGSRDFHDEPFDHVQQARRQPGSTFKAFVYGAAFADGAQPGDTIVDRNVAIPLKGTAVWKPTDPEPPTGRPMSLRDAFAFSRNRVTAQLMQREGAGKVATLARNMGVRESALDPVPSLALGTSPVTLREMVSAYCTIADRGAYVEPRMVTRIEDRNGNVLADFPAARPEPALPAAAALKLVDVMRDVVNRGTGSDIRTRFGIHADVGGKTGTTQDSTDSWFILIHPQLVAGAWVGFDDARVTLRSDYWGEGAHSALPVVGAFYDMALRARAIDSRAQLAPGSTTPATPRTGHARKRHHFLFWSF; from the coding sequence GTGAACCACCCCTATGTGTCGCTATTTCGTGAACTCTGCGCACGCTGGGTGAACCGTGTCCGCTGGCTGGCTGGCGCAGCCGGCACGAAGGCGCGTGGTCTTTTTCGCGCGGCGCTGCGCGGCATTCGCCATCCAACACGCCGTGGCGTCGTCCTGACGCTGGCTGCATTGCCCGTGCTCTCGCTGGCCTACACGCTTGCCCTCGTTCCATTCACCCCGCGCCTGGGCGACATCCGCAAGGCCCGCGTCGACCGTCCCGCGCTGATCCTCTCCGCCGACGGCAATGTGCTCGCCGAGTTCAAGCCGGTCAACCGCGAGTGGGTCACGCTCGCCCAGATTTCGCCGCATGTGGTGAACGCGCTGATCGCGACCGAGGATCACCGCTTCTACCAGCATCACGGCATCGACCTGCGGCGCGTTGCGGCGGCCGCGCTCCATACGTTCACGGGCAGTCGCCAGGGCGGCTCCACGATCACCCAGCAGCTCGCCCGCAACCTGTATCCGGATGAAATCGGCCGCGCGCCGACCTTGACGCGCAAGCTCAAGGAAGCGATCACCGCGTTCAAGATCGAATCCGTGTACAGCAAGGACCAGATTCTGGAGACCTACCTGAACACGGTGCCCTTTCTGTACAACGCATACGGCGTCGAGATGGCCGCGCGAACGTACTTCGGCAAACCGGCCGCCGATCTCGATGTCCTCGAGAGTGCGACGCTCGTTGGCATGCTCAAGGCGAACAGCGCATACAACCCGGTGCTCAATCCCGATCGCGCACTGGAGCGCCGCAACACGGTGCTCGCGCAGATGGTGAAGTACGGCAAGCTCAGCGCGCACGCGTATGCCTGGCTCAAACGCCAGCCGATCAACGTGAATTTCGAGCCCCAGTCCGAGCAGGTTGGCGCGGCCCCCCACTTCGCAGCCCAGTTGCGCAAGTGGCTGTCTGCCTGGGCGGATAGTCATGGCTACAACATCTATTCCGATGGGCTCGTCGTGCGAACGGCCATCGATTCCCGGCTTCAGGCGATGGCAACGCAGGCGGTTGCCTGGCAAACCAGCCAGTTGCAGTCGATCGCCAATGGCGCGTGGAACGAGCGCACGGGTTGCTGGCCGGGCAACGCGCTGTTCCAGTCGTTCATCAGGCAGACGACGGAATATCGTTCGGCACGCGACACGGGCCTGACCGATGCGGACGCCATCAGGAAGTTGGCAACGGACGCGTCGTTTGTCGAAGGCCTCTGTCACAGCAAGACGCAGATTCAGGCCGGATTCGTCGCCATGGATCCGCGCAACGGCGACATCAAGGCATGGGTCGGCAGCCGCGATTTTCACGACGAGCCGTTCGACCATGTGCAGCAGGCGCGACGGCAGCCGGGCTCAACCTTCAAGGCGTTCGTCTACGGTGCCGCCTTTGCGGATGGCGCGCAGCCGGGCGACACGATCGTCGACCGCAACGTCGCGATTCCGCTGAAGGGGACGGCGGTATGGAAGCCGACCGATCCGGAGCCGCCAACCGGCCGGCCGATGTCGCTGCGCGACGCCTTTGCCTTTTCGCGTAACCGCGTGACCGCCCAGCTCATGCAGCGGGAAGGCGCCGGAAAAGTCGCGACGCTCGCGCGCAACATGGGCGTACGCGAGAGCGCGCTGGATCCCGTGCCGTCGCTCGCACTGGGCACGAGCCCCGTAACGCTCAGGGAGATGGTTTCGGCGTATTGCACGATCGCCGACCGGGGCGCCTATGTCGAGCCGCGCATGGTCACACGCATCGAGGATCGCAACGGCAACGTGCTCGCCGATTTCCCTGCCGCGCGGCCGGAGCCGGCGCTGCCCGCCGCTGCGGCACTGAAGCTCGTCGACGTGATGCGCGACGTCGTCAACCGCGGCACCGGTAGCGACATCCGCACACGTTTCGGTATTCACGCCGATGTCGGCGGCAAGACGGGCACAACGCAGGACAGCACGGACAGCTGGTTCATCCTGATCCATCCCCAGCTGGTTGCCGGTGCGTGGGTGGGATTCGACGACGCGCGCGTGACGCTGCGCAGCGACTACTGGGGTGAAGGCGCGCACAGCGCCCTGCCAGT